In Drosophila simulans strain w501 chromosome 3R, Prin_Dsim_3.1, whole genome shotgun sequence, a single window of DNA contains:
- the LOC27208744 gene encoding xaa-Pro aminopeptidase 2, translating into MTTAKWIWRLALSILLVVGFVAAEKPTGYHREICQYRKGKHIQPMSAYHNRLMAMREQMQIRATLQGPEIYGYILPSTDEHLNQEVAARDQRLRYLSGFSGVRAFAAVTSHGAAIWVENRYAQQADGELECDWEIYLTSGNVSVADWLGSHVHIDKRVGADPHLVPHALWVQWERELEDKFLKLVRINTNLVDHIWGDERPEVPKNQVIKVHEKHFAGESWQDKVKELRRRLAHLGCDAMVVTSLTEIAYLLNIRGTDIPYTPVIKSYAVISQDDIFFYVDHSKISLGIDLHLRTDCFNEDCVKIKEYNQIWSDIRTYAQIWKRVLVPAPCVQDLGASEAIYTSMPGKIVVWEISPIIFMRAQKNSDEQAGMRRAHIRDGAAICEAMSNMETRFHTEQWTEEKIKYEVELWRLSQKHAKGLSLRTVVAYGEHSALPYYISSNVTNIEVSDQSLLVIESGGQYLEGTTDVSRTFIFGEPTHEMKKAYTNVLAGILHLAQLKFPSDLKPSEVDALVRSMVWKDMTDFPQATGHGIGSFGSVEEPPISVSYGKNSSFHFKQGYFFSSESGYYKRDDFGVRLKNVLEVVDTGHTHPSGARFLAFRDVTMVPYEPKLIDSTLLSAAEKRLLNEYNAKIRNDIGDELKRLGNMRAFYWMMNQTRHIREYLPEDEYRSATGAGSCGHSASPLILLGLMVILSAIIPSRS; encoded by the exons TCGTGGGCTTTGTGGCTGCGGAAAAGCCGACTGGCTATCATCGCGAGATTTGCCAGTACCGCAAGGGCAAACAT ATCCAGCCCATGAGTGCTTATCACAATCGCCTGATGGCGATGCGCGAACAAATGCAGATTAGGGCTACGCTGCAGGGACCAGAAATCTATGGCTACATACTGCCCTCCACGGATGAACATCTCAACCAGGAGGTGGCAGCGCGAGATCAGAGATTGCGATATCTGTCCGGCTTCTCTGGAGTGCGTGCCTTTGCTGCCGTGACCAGTCACGGAGCAGCCATTTGGGTGGAGAACAGATATGCCCAGCAGGCCGATGGAGAGCTGGAGTGCGACTGGGAGATCTATCTGACCAGCGGGAATGTCTCAGTGGCCGACTGGTTGGGTAGCCATGTCCACATCGACAAGCGAGTGGGTGCCGATCCCCATCTGGTGCCACACGCCCTCTGGGTTCAGTGGGAGCGAGAGCTGGAGGACAAGTTCCTTAAGCTGGTCAGAATCAATACCAATCTGGTGGATCACATTTGGGGCGATGAGCGACCGGAGGTGCCCAAGAACCAGGTGATAAAGGTGCACGAGAAGCACTTCGCCGGCGAGAGTTGGCAGGACAAGGTCAAGGAGTTGAGAAGGCGACTGGCGCATCTGGGCTGCGATGCCATGGTGGTCACCTCGCTCACCGAGATTGCCTATTTGCTGAACATTCGGGGCACAGACATTCCGTATACTCCAGTGATTAAG TCGTACGCCGTAATCAGTCAGGATGATATATTCTTCTATGTGGACCACTCCAAGATTAGTCTGGGCATTGACCTTCATCTGCGCACAGACTGTTTCAATGAAGATTGCGTGAA AATTAAGGAATACAATCAGATCTGGAGTGACATTCGTACATATGCTCAGATCTGGAAGCGCGTCCTTGTGCCCGCTCCTTGCGTACAGGATCTTGGAGCGTCGGAGGCGATATACACCTCCATGCCAGGCAAAATTGTCGTCTGGGAGATCTCACCCATAATCTTTATGCGGGCACAGAAAAACTCCGATGAACAGGCCGGAATGAGAAGGGCACACATCCGGGATGGCGCCGCCATTTGTGAGGCCATGAGCAACATGGAGACTAGGTTCCACACCGAGCAGTGGACCGAGGAGAAGATCAAGTACGAAGTGGAGCTGTGGCGTCTGTCGCAGAAGCACGCTAAGGGCCTGTCCCTGCGAACGGTGGTGGCCTATGGAGAACACTCCGCTCTGCCCTACTACATCTCCAGCAATGTGACCAACATCGAGGTCTCCGACCAGAGTCTGCTGGTCATCGAGTCGGGGGGTCAGTATCTGGAGGGCACCACGGACGTGTCGCGCACCTTCATTTTTGGTGAGCCCACGCACGAGATGAAAAAGGCATACACAAATGTTCTGGCTGGGATTCTGCATCTGGCACAACTGAAGTTCCCGTCCGATCTGAAGCCTTCCGAGGTGGACGCCCTGGTGCGCAGCATGGTTTGGAAGGACATGACGGACTTCCCGCAGGCAACAGGTCATGGCATTGGATCCTTTGGGTCTGTGGAAGAAC CTCCCATATCAGTTTCCTATGGTAAAAACAGCAGTTTCCACTTCAAGCAGGGCTACTTCTTCTCAAGCG AATCCGGCTACTACAAACGCGATGACTTCGGCGTTCGTCTGAAGAACGTGCTCGAGGTGGTGGACACTGGCCACACGCATCCCAGTGGAGCACGCTTCCTTGCATTCCGGGACGTTACCATGGTGCCGTATGAGCCCAAACTGATCGACAGTACGCTCCTGAGTGCCGCGGAGAAGCGTCTACTGAATGAGTACAATGCCAAGATCCGGAACGATATTGGGGACGAACTGAAGCGACTGGGCAACATGCGGGCCTTCTACTGGATGATGAACCAAACGCGTCATATTAGGGAGTATCTGCCGGAGGATGAGTACCGCTCTGCGACCGGCGCAGGAAGCTGTGGTCACTCCGCGAGTCCCCTGATACTACTGGGACTCATGGTCATCCTTTCTGCGATTATACCCTCGCGATCCTAA